A segment of the Trifolium pratense cultivar HEN17-A07 linkage group LG7, ARS_RC_1.1, whole genome shotgun sequence genome:
ATTggcattatatatgcatgagCCGATGTTGGAACCCcagacactctacttattcacttttaaggtgaaatttatagtcactaagctacttgaccaaataaataaataaataaataaatgtacattgatattttttttggtgcctataaaagttattgaaaaatagaaaataaaatatattcataataaatgtgaaaacaataaaaatatttaattatttaatttattgaaataagttgtgataaaattaaattatacataaatttttatacttaaataatataacaaaaaaataaattaatcttaAAATGCTGTGATAAATTTGGGGGAAAATGTCCAAGTAGCGTATATAGtttgttgaaacttgaaagataTTTATGATAGATAGAAAGAATAAGatatcttttttaataaatgtagAAGATAATCAATAACAAATATTTGTTgatatttatactaaaataactttgagaataaaaaatatgattcgGTTGGTTGATTTTATCTCTATAATCTAGGAATTAAATTGTAGATTAGGCTTGTTGAATTGTTGGTTTTTATCTCTATGATGAACATAAGCAATTATATATTTAAGATCAATTcaaaaagataacttttaaaaagataagtaaaatactttaaaatgataaatatgaaggaaaaaaagatAACCGAGGAAAAGATAACCTAGCAAGATTGGGtaagtaaaatataatattagaattcctaaaatatatatatatatatatatatatatatatatatatatatatatatatatatatatatatatatatatatatatatatatatatatatatatatatatatatatatatatatatatatatatatataggggagggatcaaattacaccggtgtaatatttgagtaatgttacaccgctcaataacgctttaacgaatacaaattttacaaaattcaccgttggattgaaagcttatatcgtatagatcatctatgttgaattgtataaaaatctaaaattgtttgatatgttattgagatagatcaagattaacggtattcaataaaaacacataaaccattaatcttcatcggtctcaataacatatcaaacgattttagatttttgtaaaattcaacatggatgatctatatgatataagctttcaatccaacggtggattttataaaatttgtattcgttatagcgttattgagcggtgtaacattactcaaatgttacaccggtgtaatttgatccctccccatatatatatatatatatatatatatatatatatatatatatatatatatatatatatatatatatatatatactagtcccacacccgtgcgatacACGGGtattatgcggtattttatattgtaatgttgaaaaatcatccgtataaattgaaacaataagtattatgaaaaggacaaaacttatctACAGTTCCTTACCTCCTGTTTTTACTGTTCCCTAATCATAACACGACACCtgctttttttctttattttaataataaataaattacaccACTGTTTAAATGCGTTAGTTTTTCTGTTATGTTTCACACCGCCTTTGCAAATTAACACGACACACCATAAGAAGACAATTGCTATGGCATGGAGGACAACCTCCTGAGGCATAACAGATTGAAGAAAATATGAAACTATCCATAGGGAAAAATCCAAACTTGTTTTGGAATGTTATTATAGAAATATAGAATATAGAATGAAACAAAATTGTTATCCTTGATCAACCTCTGTTTCTTATCCTCccttattttatataaggtttGTTCTTGTTGAGTTTACACACCCTCACAACACATGCTTTCCTTTCTTCCTGCGTGATACAGCCTGCACAATAGTTTTGTGAAATCCAATGCAAGGTGAGCACCGACATGACCATTGGAAAGATGAAGTAAGCATTGACCAGAGAAGGGGATTTGGAAAGGTAATTTTGTAACACTTTTGATGGATTGGAAACGATAAAAAAACGTGGGTGACGGCTGCGATGTGGTGCTGGTTGGAAAACGGATTGTGCGTGATAACAGGGGAAACGTCAAAAAATTTACGCCGTTAAGTTTATTAAGATGATGTGGATGAAGTAGTACATGTGTCATGTTTTGATTAGAAAACAGTAAAAACAGGAGGTAAGGAACTTTATATAAGTTTTCTccttatgaaaattataataataacatcaacaacaacaaaataataataataaaaaaagtgatgtaaatataagatagatattaaatatgtgtttatacatttcgaaaagattacaatagatcttattgcatctaccaaaataagttggtaatccataaattgtcatgtcgctatgaaaacgatttgtggtcatactcatacattgtgcatttgattcttaattggacattataattcaatatatagtataaaagattaattagtgcgtataatttagtaaaacctattattattagttgagtgggtgtataatgaaaagtcataggtatataaatgtatgcatatgaaaaagtgtatagagatgacaatgatgtaagtagaagtgatgtgacattattggGTGGTTTAATTAGATATAAGTGACTGGCGTGGATTAgagttagattagtggttgcacaactatctaggaattatatatatatatatatagatagatgtttatacatttaaaaaacttatttatacatcacatttgaagttactttggtatcttcttcattaacattgattaacaatatctttaactcattccttaaaataactatggaaatgataacatataattgaccatggaaaataATCGATGTTGAAagataagtttttatttatattataaatctcattggaggattctgagttagataaactacttcattatctcttaccaaaaaactactgtattatcgaatttgacatttatattaatttgaaacttattggagcaaagataaaccaacttaactcatactcaaataccTCTTCAAAaaaactcatactcaaatatcgaatatgataaaaatcatacagggcataacaaccattagtcaaatttattttactaattttgtttataattttgtttatcaAATGGATAAATTGGTCAATAATTTGGAATTCTTGATATGAACTGCACACACATATCAATCGTATAGATCGATGAAcgataatttataatttttatggtgcactataaagaaaagaagaaatgaCTTAGAAATATTTTATTGGAAATTGGAGTCATACAAGTATGaatctcattttatttttttggtcaagtagactagtgactagaaattccacccctaaagatggataagtggaatgatcggagttcgaaccccaatCCCCTGCATATTtaatgcaatgtccctactaattgagctaagctcacgggactgAATTTCATGTTCTATTTCTACTTCaaaagtatatttatttatttatagagaaaTTCATGTCACTTGATGAAGGAAAACAATCATTGAAAATTTTTCTGTCATGTTAATCCGAAACAATATTTACGATTCACTCATATTGACAAAAGGTTGCAAAATTAAACTaagaaacacttttattttaaatttaaataaccaTTACATTTTAAGTATATTTTAGAAATTCACcgacaaaattgaaattctggtgACTCTTCtctgaaaaaattgaaatgagtGTTCTGAAAATCAAAATTAGCATAATTAATAGTACCTTCATTCTTAACCAATCTTGATAAAATTCTGGTGACTCTTCTCTGTTGCTAACAAGATTCTCATCAGAGAAATACCTAAAAGGTGCTCTAATTTGCACATTGTATTTCTTACAAAAAGGTACCCAAACCTTGGCAAATTTAGAGGCTTCAACAATGGCATAAAATGTGAGAGGGGAACAACCATCATCAGAAACATAGCAAGCTAATTTATTAACTGGATAATCAAGTGCCAACAGAGACAACACTGTGTTCACAGTGATGATTGGTGGTTCAAGAACAGGATCTGCTGTTGTCACAAACAAATCCAATGGTGGAAGCTCGTCTTCCctattaatgaaaaaaatggttaaatatgtttttattaggaattttttaagtttagtcTTTAATTTTTGTAGTATGTTTAACCTCTACACAAATTCTCTACCTGCAATTTTTAGTCTGGCTGAAATTTTCTACGCAATGTTTGAATATATTTCATAGACATGTTTATCACtttataaaatgtttatttactctgtcaaaaaaaaaaaatatttactaaaatttagaatttttaaacTTGGAATAAATTAAGCTATgacttttttgaaaataaaaaattcaagataaaagtaacgacattatcaacaaaaacaaatgataaaaataacatCGGACATAGAAACCAATTAttgaaaaatgataaaaataacatCGTAcatatctattaaaaaataatactactatTCAGTAATTATGAGTTTTTTAAAGATGATAAtctattttgtgtttgtttatcataatgaattattttttcaagaaaaaaaaaacagttatcacttatcaagaataattttctaaaaaagctattaaaaacaatttttaatttttctcggattgtcatttttaaaaatgcaatagattaataaaaacaattaaaagagatttaaaaaataatattttgtccgAAATGTCCAGTTCAAATGTAAATGTCgatattttcaaattgaacatTTTGACTGAGTTTCAACCAGAACCTCATAATTGTGTGCGTATTTCAGTGATGTTTGTCATTTTGTTggtagaaatttttttataaaaaactttaACATACAGTAATCGAAGGCATAACAATATACCTGAGCAAGAGACGGTCTAGGTGGGTTATGGTATATGCTGGATTCCATTTGAGGTTCATGGTGAGAATCCAAGTGAAGGTAAACCATGACTCACAAAACAGAGCAACAAAACAGGGGAATGTATAAATGTTGCTATAGAAAATACGGTAACCAAGAAGCAAGATAAGGAAGAGCAAAGTGATTGAATCCACCACTCTTGAAAATGTATACTTTACCAAAATTTTGTCATAGAGAGGGAGAGGATTTTGATTGGTCATGTTGAACTAAAATAGAGCAAACAGGGGAATGAGTGTGTCTCTTTATTATGACCAATGTGCTTTTGTGCTATGTTTTATGGGAAACGGATAACCTGTGGTAACGCAGTTACAGTATCAGCCGGCTGATTATAATGAACGGTTTAGATTATTTTGATGCATGCGATTGTAAACTATCTGATGTGAAATCAATGGATGAGAATAATTACCGTGTTCTTTTATCACATCAACAAATCATGGTCATGTTTTATGCGGTTGAAACTAAGCCATACatttataataagaaaaaacttGAATTCCAATATAGATTCTCATAAAATAACTTAATTACTATTTGAGtaaactagacccttacccgtgcgatgcacggatgtgatgcgattgtttttattttacaattgcataaaactgaaacattaaatattttcaaaataataataaaatagagaatccgaTATTCAAAAGATTTACTTTCTAAGGAGAAGAGACGTGGCATTGTAAGTGACCTGATGTggttaaatgaaaaaatattattggtttaaggattatggtttactttacatgggtaacagaataactatctaaaatatatatatatatatatatatatatatatatatatatatatatatatatatatatatatatatatatatatatatatatatatatatatatatatatatatatatataggagtaataggatatatctccgcacaacatataaatctatttcaaaacacacaaaggatcggatgaaaagagatgtggcaaaatctaagtcacacaattgacatataaatagtgacagaattagaaaaactcaaataaaacaaataaaattaaagggtacataccttttaaaaatattccaaagggatatgtgtgaagagcatcaacctcacagttcagttcttttgagtaagagatgatgacccaaagcctaaaatcaaaaattataaaaataagaatatcattaaaaaaaaatgaacaaataaaaaagtaaagtaaacgaaagtaaaacaactattacataattcaattaaaaataaggtatatattatttaatttgtatcataatagaatatgaatacacatatacagtagcacttaactaaacctataaatgatgtgcaacacaaaagttgaatgtatgatgtgcaacaaacaaaaaatgtcaaattctcttaattttatttgttatgcaaaaaagttaatttttgcaaaaaataaaataactacaacaaatcatggttttagaaaataacataagtatttatacccGATGTACAAAATATGAAGaggcaagataatggaaagagaaattgcacatataagacatgaaaaaatctattctcacattcaaccgaAAAAATAAATGGTAATCTTTttaagcacatgattgagcATCAGGGGacgaaaatatttgtttctaacattcgtaatggttagttaggaaaatatgaatgatacaaattaaaacaattgtaacctatatattaaaatattggtagaagactccaatggatgaaaattgaatggtgacttaagagatgaaaaatatattaccgggagttacaaagttaattaatgtgtatttttatattctttttttttttgataataatgtatttttatattctccttattataatatagtatgcaaaagttattatattcgccaaaaaaattaaaggctaagtaaaagcttgagtgagtgtatattaaaaagtcataagtatataaatgtagaatatgaaaagtatagagatgacaataataataataataataataataataataataataataataataataataatataagtagaaatgatgtggcattgtatagtaatttaattggatttaaatggatgacatggctaaatgaaacaatttgattggtttaattggattagggttaggagaactatctaggaattatatataataataataataataataataatataagtagaaatgatgtggcattgtatagtaatttaattggatttaaatggatgacatggctaaatgaaacaatttgattggtttaattggattagggttaggagaactatctaggaattatatattatatattatatatatagataattcctagatagttctcctaaccctaatccaattaaaccaatcaaattgtttcatttagccatgtcatccatttaaatccaattaaat
Coding sequences within it:
- the LOC123893765 gene encoding cellulose synthase-like protein B4, whose product is MTNQNPLPLYDKILVKYTFSRVVDSITLLFLILLLGYRIFYSNIYTFPCFVALFCESWFTFTWILTMNLKWNPAYTITHLDRLLLREDELPPLDLFVTTADPVLEPPIITVNTVLSLLALDYPVNKLACYVSDDGCSPLTFYAIVEASKFAKVWVPFCKKYNVQIRAPFRYFSDENLVSNREESPEFYQDWLRMKVLLIMLILIFRTLISIFSEKSHQNFNFVGEFLKYT